One Mercurialis annua linkage group LG3, ddMerAnnu1.2, whole genome shotgun sequence DNA window includes the following coding sequences:
- the LOC126671596 gene encoding uncharacterized protein LOC126671596, translating into MDEMAENGEEPSRAKAFIATHRKRKDGRPIDIDSMERVEKMTEMLDELPNSIEQSRGNGAWEDDIYSKVMGPEPYGRVRGLGLGPTPKSLWGYIHQSEMPEENNTPTNEKVHRLEEELKAMEQRHVDEISTMKESQVRLESQISLLLSSFGMRVPQQPMTFRSNEILNEQVQSTSETHRPMHRSIA; encoded by the exons ATGGATGAAATG GCTGAAAATGGGGAAGAGCCCTCTAGAGCAAAAGCTTTTATAGCAACACATAGAAAACGTAAAGATGGACGACCAATTGATATAGACTCCATGGAGAGAGTT GAGAAAATGACTGAAATGTTAGATGAATTGCCAAACTCTATTGAGCAATCCCGTGGTAATGGTGCTTGGGAGGATGATATTTATTCTAAGGTTATGGGACCTGAGCCGTATGGCCGAGTTCGTGGGTTAGGATTAGGTCCTACCCCTAAAAGTTTATGGGGGTATATTCATCAATCAGAAATGCCTGAAGAAAACAATACACCAACTAATGAAAAAGTACATCGTTTAGAAGAAGAGCTCAAAGCAATGGAACAACGTCATGTAGATGAGATATCAACTATGAAGGAAAGTCAAGTACGATTAGAGTCTCAAATTTCTCTGTTGTTATCATCTTTTGGAATGAGGGTTCCTCAACAGCCTATGACTTTTAGATCTAATGAAATTCTTAATGAACAG GTTCAAAGTACCAGTGAAACTCATCGGCCAATGCATCGGTCAATTGCTTAA
- the LOC126674700 gene encoding uncharacterized protein LOC126674700, which yields MVVSCEVTVVYYRICRFSQMILRNRKNMVEIIFQSSWLKKQAPICQIDRILKDHNTQRSISKFEECRDSIKAKATKNLPKKCPRCIADGNELLRFYYTSFTCSLGLNGSSNLCNTIPHCNRCRIIKMGLKNHLQKL from the exons ATGGTGGTTAGTTGCGAGGTGACGGTGGTTTATTACCG GATATGCAGATTCAGTCAGATGATTTTGAGGAACCGCAAGAATATGGTGGAAATAATTTTTCAGTCAAGCTGGCTAAAGAAACAAGCACCAATTTGCCAAATAGACCGAATCCTAAAAGACCACAACACACAAAGAAGCATCTCCAAATTTGAAGAATGCAGAGACTCCATTAAAGCTAAAGCAACCAAAAATCTCCCCAAAAAATGCCCTCGTTGCATAGCAGACGGCAACGAACTCCTCAGATTCTACTACACAAGCTTCACATGTTCACTAGGGCTAAATGGGTCATCCAATCTATGCAATACAATTCCGCATTGTAACCGATGCAGAATTATCAAAATGGGTTTAAAGAATCATCTACAAAAATTGTGA
- the LOC126672298 gene encoding uncharacterized protein LOC126672298 — protein sequence MAGKRSTVLMNVGESSKKVILTEEEEEEIILEDEIESEFTAQARLGLTGKLVTKVINVEAMRRTFNSIWKLNKGFGIKQWPNNVFVFQFYNMRDKERVIKGSPWTFDNSLLVLKDVDMEESPDNIVFDKVPFWIRILNVPIGRMTKSMASTIGGRLGTLIEVDEDRLGGWSRYIRVRVDIDIEKPLKRGVTVRLNANQKKWLEVQYERLGSFCYVCGRLGHQDIDCEEGGEVLDKSLYQYGEELRASPLKSISRSQKIDKEKEDSLIKEINKKLHFGNEGAGKERVAEISQENGGDNERHKEREEQVNNSDPKSNVIGSQGEEQPTNNTKGKEQVVQNKGEILPSINSQQLMHGTVHENECLSITQERELAALAINLTREEHEKSVTAKNQGKNTWKRAARQKSEEDRSSGVSSSKRAGAKNPRDEVVGMEIDSGILTKKQKDSLNLANLLISADSDEVRVRWEQ from the coding sequence ATGGCAGGGAAGAGGAGTACAGTTCTGATGAACGTTGGGGAGAGTAGTAAAAAAGTTATTCTAacggaagaagaagaagaagagataaTTCTGGAGGATGAAATTGAGTCTGAATTCACAGCACAAGCCCGTCTTGGGTTAACTGGGAAACTGGTGACAAAAGTAATAAACGTAGAGGCGATGCGACGTACGTTTAATTCCATCTGGAAACTAAATAAGGGTTTCGGAATTAAACAATGGCCGAATAATGTCTTCGTGTTCCAGTTTTATAACATGAGAGATAAAGAACGAGTAATTAAAGGTAGCCCCTGGACCTTTGATAATTCTCTACTAGTACTGAAGGATGTGGATATGGAGGAGTCTCCAGACAATATAGTATTTGATAAGGTTCCTTTCTGGATCAGAATTCTGAACGTTCCTATCGGAAGAATGACCAAATCTATGGCTAGCACAATTGGAGGAAGATTGGGAACCTTGATAGAGGTAGATGAAGATAGATTGGGTGGTTGGAGCAGATATATTAGGGTTAGAGTCGATATTGACATCGagaaacctttaaaacgtggagTTACGGTGAGACTGAATGCTAATCAGAAAAAATGGCTTGAGGTGCAATATGAAAGACTTGGCAGTTTCTGTTATGTTTGTGGGAGGCTAGGGCATCAAGATATAGACTGTGAAGAAGGTGGTGAAGTGCTTGACAAGTCCTTATACCAGTACGGAGAAGAGTTGAGGGCTTCCCCTCTAAAAAGTATTAGCCGGAGCCAAAAGATTGATAAGGAAAAGGAGGACTCActgataaaagaaattaataaaaagctGCACTTTGGTAATGAAGGAGCAGGTAAAGAAAGAGTAGCAGAAATAAGCCAAGAAAACGGTGGAGATAATGAAAGGCATAAAGAAAGGGAAGAACAAGTCAACAATTCTGATCCCAAATCAAATGTCATAGGTAGTCAAGGAGAGGAGCAGCCAACGAATAATACAAAAGGAAAAGAGCAAGTTGTCCAAAATAAAGGGGAGATACTACCTAGTATTAATAGCCAACAATTGATGCATGGCACTGTTCATGAGAATGAATGCTTATCTATTACACAAGAAAGGGAGTTAGCTGCTTTGGCTATCAACCTAACTCGTGAGGAGCATGAAAAAAGTGTTACGGCAAAAAATCAAGGAAAAAATACCTGGAAGAGAGCAGCAAGACAGAAAAGTGAGGAAGATAGGAGTTCTGGGGTATCAAGTAGCAAGAGAGCTGGAGCAAAAAACCCTAGAGACGAAGTGGTGGGCATGGAGATTGACTCGGGTATCTTAACTAAAAAGCAAAAAGACTCCCTCAATCTAGCAAATCTTTTAATATCGGCCGACTCGGATGAAGTCCGAGTCCGCTGGGAGCAATGA